In Triticum aestivum cultivar Chinese Spring chromosome 5B, IWGSC CS RefSeq v2.1, whole genome shotgun sequence, the following proteins share a genomic window:
- the LOC123111144 gene encoding pentatricopeptide repeat-containing protein At2g13600: MRRLPPTLAVHLPPCPTPAATPPATAADVNVATVLDLIERAISVGDVRRLGRAAHALLVKTALNHHTLLSNRLIELYATLNSPAASRAAFEELPYRNAHSYNNLLAALSRGPATLPDALHLLDAMPAPSRNVVSYNTVISALARHGRQGEALRVFARLARDRCLGPEVAVDRFAVVSVASACAGMGAVRPLREMHGAVVVSGVEVTVIMANAMVDAFSKAGRMEDARTLFNQMSIRDTVSWTSMIAGYCRAKRLDEAVRVFHMMPEQDTIAWTALISGHEQNGEEDAALELFRQMLVQGMAPTPFALVSSLGACAKLGLVIRGKEVHGFMLRRCIGSDPFNIFIHNALIDMYSKCGDMATAMLVFAWMPERDFISWNSMVTGFSHNGQGKQSLAVFKRMLEAEVQPTYVTFLAVLTACSHAGLVSDGRQILESMKYHGVEPRAEHYASFIDALGRNHQLEEASEFIKGLSSRIGPGTTGSWGALLGACRVHGNIEIAEKVAESLFQLEPGNSGRYVMLSNIYAAAGQWDDARRIRGIMKEKGLRKDQACSWIEVRNAKHMFVADDTSHCEANEIYGTLDKLFDHMRVVVDPVEDQLTLC; encoded by the coding sequence ATGCGCCGTCTCCCGCCGACGCTCGCCGTCCACCTGCCGCCATGCCCCACGCCCGCGGCTACtccacccgccaccgccgccgacgtcaACGTCGCGACGGTGCTCGACCTCATCGAGCGCGCCATCTCCGTGGGCGACGTCCGCCGCCTCGGCCGTGCCGCGCACGCGCTCCTCGTAAAGACGGCGCTCAACCATCACACCCTCCTCTCCAACCGCCTCATCGAGCTCTACGCCACGCTAAACTCCCCGGCGGCCTCCCGCGCAGCCTTCGAAGAACTCCCGTACAGGAATGCCCATTCCTACAACAACCTCCTGGCCGCGCTTTCACGCGGCCCCGCCACCCTCCCCGACGCCCTCCACCTGCTCGACGCGATGCCTGCCCCCTCTCGCAATGTAGTATCCTACAACACCGTCATCTCGGCCCTCGCGCGGCACGGCCGGCAAGGGGAAGCGCTCCGTGTGTTCGCCCGGTTGGCCAGGGACAGGTGCCTGGGGCCGGAGGTGGCCGTCGACCGTTTTGCAGTGGTCAGCGTGGCGAGCGCGTGCGCTGGGATGGGAGCCGTGAGGCCACTCCGAGAGATGCACGGCGCGGTAGTGGTGTCGGGGGTGGAGGTGACGGTCATTATGGCCAATGCAATGGTGGATGCCTTTAGCAAGGCCGGGAGGATGGAGGACGCCAGGACGTTGTTCAATCAGATGAGCATCCGGGACACGGTCTCTTGGACATCGATGATTGCAGGGTACTGCCGTGCAAAGAGGCTCGATGAGGCAGTCCGGGTATTTCACATGATGCCGGAGCAGGACACAATTGCATGGACGGCACTCATCTCTGGGCACGAGCAGAATGGCGAGGAGGATGCCGCTCTGGAACTTTTTCGACAGATGCTGGTTCAGGGGATGGCACCAACACCGTTTGCTTTGGTGTCGTCTCTTGGTGCATGCGCCAAGCTCGGGCTTGTTATTCGAGGGAAGGAAGTGCATGGTTTCATGTTGCGCCGCTGCATCGGTTCAGACCCTTTCAACATTTTCATCCACAATGCCCTCATTGACATGTACTCCAAGTGCGGTGACATGGCGACTGCCATGTTAGTGTTTGCATGGATGCCTGAACGGGACTTCATCTCCTGGAACTCCATGGTGACAGGGTTCTCGCACAATGGCCAGGGGAAGCAGTCACTTGCTGTGTTCAAAAGGATGCTTGAAGCTGAAGTGCAGCCAACCTATGTTACTTTTCTTGCTGTCCTAACGGCTTGCAGTCATGCCGGTCTAGTCTCTGATGGCCGTCAGATTCTTGAATCAATGAAGTACCATGGTGTTGAACCAAGGGCTGAACACTATGCCTCCTTCATAGATGCTCTTGGTCGGAACCATCAACTGGAAGAAGCAAGCGAGTTCATCAAAGGTTTGTCATCCAGGATTGGTCCAGGTACAACTGGGTCGTGGGGGGCGCTTCTTGGCGCATGCCGTGTTCACGGCAATATTGAGATTGCAGAGAAAGTGGCGGAGTCCCTTTTTCAGTTGGAGCCTGGAAACAGCGGTCGGTATGTCATGTTGTCAAACATTTACGCAGCGGCAGGTCAGTGGGATGATGCCCGCCGTATCAGGGGGATTATGAAGGAGAAGGGTCTGAGGAAGGACCAAGCTTGCAGTTGGATCGAGGTGCGGAATGCGAAGCACATGTTTGTTGCTGATGACACGTCTCACTGTGAGGCAAATGAGATATATGGGACGCTGGACAAACTTTTTGATCATATGCGTGTTGTAGTGGATCCTGTTGAAGACCAGCTTACGCTGTGCTGA